The following are from one region of the Odontesthes bonariensis isolate fOdoBon6 chromosome 12, fOdoBon6.hap1, whole genome shotgun sequence genome:
- the LOC142396304 gene encoding uncharacterized protein LOC142396304: protein MFRRWLNILYAKITFLIHWPDRECIRETIPPVMMVNFPRLTAIIDCFEIRIEYPKGLKARAKSYSSYKKWTTVKYLIACSPAGSITFLSQAWGGRASDVKITRECGFISPCYHHRGDQILADRGFTLKDDFSVLGVSLITPAFTRGKKQLTGKDNEESRIKSKVRIHVERVIGVLKRRFRILDGPLPRCFVKTLWDEVKERDVVTIDKIVHVCAALVNMSGSVVFNKNREGDV, encoded by the exons TCATCCACTGGCCTGACAGGGAGTGCATCAGAGAAACAATACCCCCAGTGATGATGGTCAACTTTCCCCGTCTCACAGCAATTATTGATTGCTTTGAAATTCGAATTGAATATCCAAAGGGCCTCAAAGCTAG AGCTAAATCATACTCCAGCTATAAGAAGTGGACTACAGTGAAATACCTTATTGCATGTAGTCCTGCAGGCAGCATCACCTTTTTGTCTCAGGCCTGGGGGGGCAGAGCATCAGATGTAAAGATAACAAGGGAATGTGGCTTCATTTCACCCTGCTATCACCATCGTGGGGACCAG ATTTTGGCTGATCGGGGCTTTACCCTGAAGGATGACTTTTCTGTGCTCGGTGTCAGTCTCATAACCCCAGCCTTCACTCGTGGCAAGAAACAGCTCACAGGCAAAGACAATGAAGAATCCAGAATCAAGTCAAAAGTTCGGATTCATGTTG AACGGGTGATAGGTGTGCTGAAACGGAGATTCCGCATACTGGATGGGCCACTCCCTCGCTGCTTTGTCAAGACCCTGTGGGATGAGGTGAAGGAAAGGGATGTGGTTACCATTGATAAGATAGTACATGTCTGTGCTGCCTTAGTCAACATGTCAGGTAGCGTTGTGTTCAATAAAAACAGAGAGGGGGATGTGTAG